One Mycolicibacterium parafortuitum DNA segment encodes these proteins:
- a CDS encoding glycosyltransferase family 39 protein, giving the protein MCVIALASASAAAQPDPGAARSPRWVRPALLGLLAATALLYLWGLGSSGWANQYYAAAAQAGTQNATAWLFGSFDAGNAITVDKPPASLWVMALSGRLFGFSPFTMLLPQALMGVASVAVLFAAVRRVSGPGAGLIAGAALAVTPVAALMFRYNNPDALLVLLLVVAAYLMVRAIQTGGTRWVVLVGVVLGVAFLTKMLQAFLVVPGLALAFLVAAPVGFWARVGKLAAGGVAMVATAGSFLALVSLWPADERPYIGGSTDNSLLQLALGYNGIQRVMGGDGMHGGGGPGGPGGPSGGPGRGANLFFGGEPGIGRLFGDSMGAEASWLLPAALIGLAAGLWITRRAARTDAVRASLLLWGGWVLVTGVVFSFMDGTVHPYYTVALAPGIAASVGIGAVELWRGRDLFTRRLLVAAMSAVTGVWAFVLLDRTPGWQPWLRWVVLAGSIAVAAVVGVGAQRLGRATSVVAAGALLFGAAAPLAYTMETAAHSHSGGLVMSGPARTDGFAGPPGAGGGGDPFGSRSAADNTELLAMLREADNRWAAAGVGSMQTADLELQTGASVMAIGGFTGGDDSPTLEQFQQYVADGQVRYFIAGGRRGPGGGSGSSAQITSWVEQTFTPRDVGGVNVYDLQS; this is encoded by the coding sequence ATGTGCGTCATCGCACTGGCGTCCGCGAGTGCGGCCGCGCAGCCCGACCCCGGTGCTGCGCGCAGCCCCCGCTGGGTGCGGCCCGCGCTGCTGGGTCTGCTGGCCGCGACCGCACTGCTCTACCTGTGGGGGCTGGGTTCGTCGGGCTGGGCCAACCAGTACTACGCCGCGGCCGCGCAGGCGGGCACGCAGAATGCGACGGCGTGGCTGTTCGGCTCGTTCGACGCCGGCAACGCCATCACCGTGGACAAGCCGCCCGCTTCGCTGTGGGTGATGGCCCTGTCGGGCCGGCTGTTCGGCTTCAGCCCGTTCACGATGCTGCTGCCGCAGGCGTTGATGGGCGTCGCCTCGGTGGCGGTGCTGTTCGCCGCGGTTCGGCGGGTCAGCGGCCCGGGGGCGGGTTTGATCGCGGGTGCGGCGCTGGCCGTGACACCGGTGGCAGCGTTGATGTTCCGGTACAACAATCCCGACGCGCTGCTGGTCCTGCTGCTCGTGGTCGCCGCCTATCTGATGGTGCGCGCGATTCAGACCGGCGGCACCCGCTGGGTGGTGCTGGTCGGCGTGGTGCTCGGGGTCGCGTTCCTGACCAAGATGCTGCAGGCGTTCCTGGTCGTGCCCGGTCTCGCGCTGGCGTTCCTGGTCGCGGCGCCGGTCGGATTCTGGGCGCGGGTGGGCAAGTTGGCGGCCGGGGGTGTTGCGATGGTGGCGACGGCCGGCTCGTTCCTGGCGTTGGTGAGCCTGTGGCCCGCGGATGAGCGGCCATACATCGGCGGCTCCACCGACAACAGCCTGCTGCAGCTGGCGTTGGGCTACAACGGAATTCAGCGCGTCATGGGCGGCGACGGCATGCACGGAGGCGGGGGGCCGGGCGGACCCGGCGGCCCCAGTGGCGGTCCGGGCAGGGGTGCGAACCTGTTCTTCGGTGGCGAGCCCGGAATCGGGAGGCTCTTCGGCGACTCGATGGGGGCCGAGGCGTCGTGGCTCCTGCCGGCGGCGTTGATCGGTCTGGCGGCAGGTTTGTGGATCACCCGTCGTGCCGCTCGCACCGACGCGGTGCGCGCCTCACTGCTGCTGTGGGGTGGTTGGGTGCTCGTCACCGGCGTGGTGTTCAGCTTCATGGACGGCACCGTCCACCCGTACTACACCGTCGCGCTGGCTCCAGGGATCGCCGCGTCGGTCGGTATCGGGGCGGTCGAGTTGTGGCGTGGCAGGGATCTTTTCACGCGACGCCTGCTCGTGGCGGCGATGTCCGCGGTGACGGGTGTGTGGGCGTTCGTGCTGCTCGACCGCACGCCCGGCTGGCAGCCGTGGTTGCGCTGGGTGGTGCTGGCCGGCTCGATCGCGGTGGCAGCCGTGGTCGGCGTCGGGGCGCAGCGGCTCGGCCGCGCCACCTCCGTCGTCGCCGCCGGGGCACTCCTGTTCGGCGCCGCCGCGCCGCTGGCGTACACGATGGAGACCGCGGCGCATTCCCACAGCGGCGGCCTGGTGATGTCAGGGCCGGCACGGACCGACGGCTTCGCCGGACCTCCCGGCGCCGGCGGGGGTGGCGATCCATTCGGATCCCGGTCGGCGGCGGACAACACCGAGCTGCTGGCGATGCTGAGGGAGGCCGACAATCGCTGGGCCGCAGCTGGTGTCGGCTCGATGCAGACCGCCGATCTCGAACTGCAGACGGGTGCCTCGGTGATGGCCATCGGCGGCTTCACCGGTGGGGACGATTCGCCCACCCTGGAGCAGTTTCAGCAGTACGTCGCCGACGGGCAGGTCCGGTATTTCATCGCAGGCGGGCGCCGCGGTCCGGGCGGAGGTTCGGGCTCGTCCGCGCAGATCACGTCTTGGGTGGAGCAGACCTTCACCCCGCGCGACGTGGGCGGGGTCAACGTCTATGACCTGCAGTCATGA
- a CDS encoding beta-class carbonic anhydrase — MTVTDEYLQNNKKYAETFSGPLPLPPSKHVAVVACMDARLDVYRILGLNDGEAHVIRNAGGVITDDEIRSLAISQRLLGTKEIILIHHTDCGMLTFTDDAFKRDIQDETGLKPEWAAESFPDLEEDVRQSLRRIEASPFVTKHESLRGFIFDVATGLLNEVTL; from the coding sequence ATGACTGTGACGGACGAGTACCTGCAGAACAACAAGAAGTACGCCGAGACGTTCTCGGGGCCGTTGCCGCTGCCTCCGAGCAAGCACGTCGCGGTCGTGGCCTGCATGGACGCCCGGTTGGACGTCTACCGGATCCTCGGCCTCAACGACGGCGAGGCACACGTCATCCGCAACGCCGGCGGCGTGATCACCGACGACGAGATCCGCTCGCTGGCCATCAGCCAGCGCCTACTCGGCACCAAAGAGATCATCCTGATCCACCACACCGACTGCGGAATGCTGACCTTCACCGACGACGCGTTCAAGCGCGACATTCAGGACGAGACGGGTCTGAAGCCCGAATGGGCCGCCGAGTCGTTCCCGGATCTGGAGGAGGACGTCCGCCAGTCACTGCGCCGTATCGAGGCCAGCCCGTTCGTCACCAAGCACGAGTCGTTGCGCGGCTTCATCTTCGACGTCGCGACCGGCCTGCTCAACGAGGTCACCCTCTAG
- the cysN gene encoding sulfate adenylyltransferase subunit CysN, with amino-acid sequence MSDGRSREEGVLLMSSSTTLLRIATAGSVDDGKSTLIGRLLYDSKAVMEDQLEAVERTSKERGNDYTDLALVTDGLRAEREQGITIDVAYRYFATAKRKFIIADTPGHIQYTRNMVTGTSTAQLAIVLVDARHGLLEQSRRHAFLASLLGIRHIVLAVNKMDLIDWDRERFEKIRDDFHDFAARLDVHDVTTIPLSALNGDNVVTKSDVTPWYEGPSLLAHLEEVYIAGDRNLVDVRFPVQYVIRPQTREHADHRSYAGTVASGVMRPGDEIVVLPSGKSSRITEIEGPSGPVQEAFPPMAVSVSLADDIDISRGDMLARPNNQPRVAQEFDATVCWMADDEALEPGRDYLIKHTTRTTRVRVTDLDYRLDVNTLHRDKSATALKLNELGRISLRSQVPLLLDEYSRNAATGSFILIDPNTNGTVAAGMILPHVAGRTSTPNTVKHESLCTAEDRLSRGRTVWFTGLSGSGKSSVAVLVERKLLEKGVPAYVLDGDNLRHGLNADLGFSMADRAENQRRLAHVAAILADAGQVVLVPAISPLEEHRSLARKVATEQGLEFFEVFCDTPLEDCERRDPKGLYAKARAGEITHFTGIDSPYQRPKNPDLRLTPDRTPAEHADAVIELLESRES; translated from the coding sequence ATTTCTGATGGCCGCTCGCGCGAAGAAGGGGTACTTCTTATGAGTTCGTCCACCACGCTGCTGCGTATCGCGACCGCGGGTTCGGTCGACGACGGCAAGTCCACCCTGATCGGCCGGCTGCTCTACGACAGCAAGGCCGTGATGGAGGATCAGCTGGAGGCCGTCGAGCGCACCTCGAAGGAACGCGGCAACGACTACACCGACCTCGCTCTGGTCACCGACGGGCTGCGCGCCGAACGCGAACAGGGCATCACGATCGACGTCGCGTACCGCTATTTCGCGACGGCCAAGCGCAAGTTCATCATCGCCGACACACCCGGGCACATCCAGTACACCCGCAACATGGTCACCGGCACCTCGACCGCGCAGTTGGCGATCGTGTTGGTCGACGCGCGGCACGGTCTGCTGGAGCAGTCCCGCCGCCACGCGTTCCTCGCCTCGCTGCTCGGCATCCGGCACATCGTGCTGGCGGTCAACAAGATGGACCTGATCGACTGGGACCGTGAGCGTTTCGAGAAGATCCGCGACGACTTCCACGATTTCGCGGCGCGGCTGGACGTGCACGACGTAACCACCATCCCGCTGTCGGCGCTCAACGGCGACAACGTCGTCACCAAGTCCGACGTGACCCCGTGGTACGAAGGGCCGTCGCTGCTGGCGCACCTCGAAGAGGTCTACATCGCCGGCGACCGCAACCTCGTCGACGTCCGGTTCCCGGTGCAGTACGTGATCCGGCCCCAGACCCGCGAGCACGCCGACCACCGCAGCTACGCCGGCACCGTTGCCAGTGGGGTGATGCGTCCCGGCGACGAGATCGTCGTGCTCCCCAGCGGCAAGTCGTCACGCATCACCGAGATCGAGGGCCCGAGCGGGCCTGTGCAGGAAGCATTCCCGCCGATGGCGGTATCGGTCAGCCTGGCCGACGACATCGACATCTCGCGCGGCGACATGCTCGCCCGGCCGAACAATCAGCCGCGGGTCGCCCAGGAGTTCGACGCGACGGTGTGCTGGATGGCCGACGACGAGGCGCTCGAACCGGGACGCGACTACCTGATCAAGCACACCACCCGCACCACGCGGGTGCGGGTGACCGATCTGGACTACCGTCTCGACGTCAACACCCTGCACCGCGACAAGTCGGCGACCGCGCTCAAACTCAATGAGCTGGGCCGCATCTCGCTGCGGAGCCAGGTGCCGCTGCTGCTCGACGAGTACAGCCGCAATGCGGCCACCGGGTCGTTCATCCTGATCGACCCGAACACCAACGGCACGGTCGCGGCGGGCATGATCCTGCCGCATGTTGCCGGACGTACGTCCACGCCGAACACCGTCAAACACGAGTCGCTGTGCACGGCCGAGGACCGGCTGTCGCGTGGCCGCACCGTGTGGTTCACCGGGCTGTCCGGCTCGGGCAAGTCGTCGGTCGCGGTGCTGGTCGAGCGCAAACTGCTCGAGAAGGGCGTCCCTGCCTACGTTCTCGACGGGGACAACCTGCGGCACGGACTGAACGCCGATCTCGGCTTCTCGATGGCCGATCGGGCGGAGAACCAGCGTCGGCTTGCGCACGTCGCCGCGATCCTGGCCGACGCCGGCCAGGTGGTGCTGGTGCCTGCGATCAGCCCGCTGGAGGAACACCGCTCGCTGGCCCGCAAGGTGGCCACCGAGCAGGGCCTGGAGTTCTTCGAGGTGTTCTGTGACACCCCGCTGGAGGACTGCGAACGCCGGGATCCGAAGGGGCTCTACGCGAAAGCTCGCGCCGGCGAGATCACCCACTTCACCGGGATCGACAGCCCGTATCAGCGGCCCAAGAACCCGGACCTGCGGCTGACGCCGGACCGCACGCCCGCCGAACACGCCGACGCGGTGATCGAGCTGCTGGAAAGCCGCGAGTCGTGA
- a CDS encoding 3'(2'),5'-bisphosphate nucleotidase CysQ, with protein sequence MTDDHELAGRLATEAGALLLGVRSELADATAEERKAAGDKRSHDFLMAALAAERPDDAVLSEEGVDDPVRLSARRVWIVDPLDGTREFSELGRTDWAVHVALWESGELIAGAVALPAQGITLATPTVVAPPPAPQAPRVVVSRTRPPAVALEVKDALNGTLVEMGSAGAKVASVVQGLSDVYVHAGGQYEWDSAAPVAVARAAGLHTSRIDGSPLVYNQRDSKLPDLIVCRPELAKAVLAVTAR encoded by the coding sequence GTGACGGACGACCACGAGCTTGCGGGTCGGCTGGCCACCGAGGCCGGCGCCCTGCTGCTCGGCGTCCGGTCCGAGCTCGCCGACGCGACCGCCGAGGAGCGAAAGGCCGCAGGCGACAAGCGGTCCCACGACTTCCTGATGGCGGCGTTGGCGGCCGAGCGGCCCGACGACGCCGTGCTGTCCGAAGAGGGGGTGGACGACCCGGTCCGGCTGTCCGCGCGCCGGGTGTGGATCGTCGATCCGCTCGACGGAACGCGCGAATTCTCCGAGCTCGGTCGCACCGACTGGGCGGTGCACGTGGCGCTGTGGGAATCCGGTGAGCTGATCGCCGGAGCCGTCGCGCTTCCCGCGCAGGGGATCACGCTGGCCACCCCGACCGTGGTCGCCCCGCCGCCGGCGCCGCAGGCGCCGCGGGTGGTGGTGTCGCGCACCCGCCCGCCGGCGGTCGCGTTGGAGGTCAAGGACGCGTTGAACGGCACCCTGGTCGAAATGGGTTCGGCGGGAGCGAAAGTCGCGTCTGTCGTGCAGGGACTTTCGGATGTGTACGTGCACGCCGGCGGCCAGTACGAGTGGGATTCGGCGGCGCCGGTGGCCGTAGCGCGGGCAGCGGGCCTGCACACCTCGCGTATCGACGGCTCACCGCTGGTGTACAACCAGCGCGATTCCAAGCTGCCAGATCTCATCGTGTGCCGCCCCGAACTGGCCAAAGCGGTTTTGGCGGTCACGGCCCGCTGA
- a CDS encoding nitronate monooxygenase yields the protein MAFDLRDLEVPVLVAPMAGGPSTPELAAAGSEAGGLGFVAAGYLSADAFAERLQAAQSLTTGPIGANLFVPQPSAAVTAEIRSYAQTLAPEAQRYGVSLGDPRFDDDDWAAKLDVLADLWPAVASFTFGLPTVEERRRLTAAGITTVGTVTTVAEARAAAEVGVDVVAAQGPSAGGHRGTFDPVARPATQPLEELLAAIRAAVDLPVVAAGGLMTADDLRRVREAGATAAQLGTAFLLADEAGSSPVHRAALQDPRFTETVVTRAFSGRYARGLRNRFIDDYDALAPLGYPEVHYLTSPVRKASVGAGDPGATNVWAGTGFRQARTGTVAAIMGALVGDG from the coding sequence GTGGCGTTCGATCTGCGCGACCTCGAAGTACCGGTGCTCGTCGCCCCGATGGCCGGCGGACCCTCGACACCGGAATTGGCGGCGGCGGGATCCGAGGCGGGCGGACTCGGTTTCGTCGCGGCGGGATACCTGAGCGCCGACGCGTTCGCCGAACGGCTGCAGGCGGCGCAATCGCTGACCACCGGACCCATCGGCGCGAATCTCTTTGTGCCCCAGCCCAGTGCTGCCGTCACTGCCGAGATCCGGTCCTATGCGCAGACTCTGGCGCCGGAAGCGCAGCGCTACGGGGTCAGCCTCGGGGATCCGCGATTCGACGACGACGACTGGGCCGCCAAGCTCGACGTGCTGGCCGACCTGTGGCCCGCCGTCGCATCGTTCACCTTCGGACTACCGACCGTCGAGGAACGGCGTCGCCTGACCGCGGCGGGCATCACCACCGTCGGCACGGTCACCACCGTCGCCGAGGCCCGGGCGGCCGCCGAGGTCGGCGTCGATGTGGTTGCCGCACAGGGGCCCTCGGCCGGCGGGCACCGCGGCACCTTCGACCCGGTCGCGCGCCCGGCGACGCAGCCGCTGGAGGAACTTCTCGCCGCGATCCGCGCGGCCGTCGACCTCCCCGTCGTCGCCGCCGGTGGATTGATGACGGCCGACGATCTGCGCCGGGTTCGGGAAGCCGGTGCCACGGCCGCCCAGTTGGGCACCGCGTTCCTGCTCGCCGACGAGGCGGGAAGCAGCCCCGTGCACCGAGCAGCGCTACAAGACCCACGGTTCACCGAGACCGTGGTGACACGCGCGTTCTCCGGTCGCTACGCACGCGGGCTGCGGAACCGGTTCATCGATGACTACGACGCCCTGGCGCCGTTGGGCTATCCCGAGGTGCACTATCTGACCAGCCCGGTGCGTAAGGCGTCGGTGGGCGCCGGGGATCCCGGTGCGACCAATGTCTGGGCGGGCACCGGTTTCCGGCAGGCCCGAACCGGGACGGTGGCCGCGATCATGGGCGCGCTCGTCGGCGACGGCTGA
- a CDS encoding response regulator transcription factor, with translation MRRADGSPIHVLVVDDEPVLAELVSMALRYEGWDISTAGDGATAIALARENPPDVVVLDVMLPDMSGLDVLRRLREQIPGLPLLLLTAKDSVEDRIAGLTAGGDDYVTKPFSIEEVVLRLRALLRRTGVATDAGGAKLVVGDLVLDEDSHEVTRGGDVITLTATEFELLRFMMRNAKRVLSKAQILDRVWSYDFGGRSNIVELYVSYLRKKIDSGREPMIHTLRGAGYVLKPPR, from the coding sequence ATGCGCCGCGCCGACGGCAGCCCGATCCACGTGCTGGTCGTCGACGACGAACCGGTGCTCGCCGAGCTGGTGTCCATGGCGTTGCGCTACGAGGGCTGGGACATCTCCACCGCCGGGGACGGCGCCACCGCGATCGCCCTGGCCCGGGAGAACCCGCCCGACGTCGTCGTGCTCGACGTGATGCTGCCGGACATGAGCGGACTGGACGTGCTGCGCCGACTGCGCGAGCAGATCCCGGGTCTGCCGCTGCTGCTGCTCACCGCGAAGGACTCGGTGGAGGATCGCATCGCGGGTCTGACCGCGGGCGGCGACGACTACGTGACCAAACCGTTCAGCATCGAGGAGGTCGTCCTGCGGTTGCGCGCGCTGCTGCGCCGCACCGGAGTGGCCACCGACGCCGGCGGCGCCAAGCTCGTCGTCGGTGACCTGGTGCTCGACGAGGACAGCCACGAGGTGACCCGCGGCGGCGACGTGATCACCCTGACCGCGACGGAGTTCGAGCTGTTGCGGTTCATGATGCGCAACGCCAAACGCGTCCTGAGCAAGGCGCAGATCCTCGACCGGGTGTGGAGCTACGACTTCGGTGGCCGGTCGAACATCGTCGAACTGTATGTCTCCTATCTGCGGAAGAAGATCGACAGCGGCCGCGAGCCGATGATCCACACGCTGCGCGGTGCGGGGTATGTCCTCAAACCGCCGCGCTGA
- a CDS encoding bifunctional glycosyltransferase family 2/GtrA family protein: protein MTYTVLDGEPRCVSRPNAATAARGTGAPVLDIVIPVYNERAALANSVRRLHRYLSESMPFSAQITIADNASVDDTPRIATQLADELPGVRVVRLEEKGRGRALHQVWTQSDATVLVYMDVDLSTDLAALAPLVAPLISGHSDLAIGTRLARGARVVRGPKREIISRCYNLILKSTLSAKFSDAQCGFKAIRADVAAQLLPYVEDTGWFFDTELLVLAERSGLRIHEVPVDWVDDPDSRVDIVATAAADLRGIGRLLRGFAGGAIPVNTIAAQLGNTRAEPRSSLLRQVVRFAAVGVTSTAAYILLFMVMQGWAGAQLANLIALLMTAIGNTAANRRFTFGIGGRRRLARHHVEGLVVFAVALAITSGALGLLHVSAESPHHLVELAVLVAANLLATVVRFVLLRGWVFHPRRTTTEGRI, encoded by the coding sequence ATGACCTACACCGTCCTGGATGGCGAACCCCGTTGCGTGTCTCGGCCGAACGCCGCCACCGCAGCCCGGGGCACGGGTGCGCCCGTCCTCGACATCGTCATCCCCGTCTACAACGAGCGGGCCGCACTCGCGAATTCGGTACGGCGGCTGCACCGCTACCTGAGCGAGTCCATGCCGTTCTCAGCGCAGATCACCATCGCCGACAACGCCAGCGTCGACGACACCCCGCGCATCGCGACCCAACTGGCCGACGAGCTTCCCGGCGTGCGTGTGGTTCGGTTGGAGGAGAAGGGACGTGGCCGCGCGTTGCATCAGGTGTGGACGCAGTCCGATGCCACCGTTCTCGTCTACATGGATGTCGACCTGTCCACCGACCTCGCCGCGCTGGCGCCCCTGGTCGCGCCGCTGATCTCGGGTCACTCCGACCTCGCGATCGGCACCCGGCTGGCTCGCGGCGCCCGCGTCGTACGTGGCCCGAAGCGGGAGATCATCTCGCGCTGCTACAACCTGATCCTGAAATCGACTCTGTCAGCGAAGTTTTCCGACGCACAGTGCGGATTCAAGGCGATTCGCGCCGATGTCGCCGCGCAGCTGCTGCCGTACGTCGAAGACACCGGATGGTTCTTCGACACCGAGCTGCTGGTGCTCGCCGAACGCAGCGGGTTGCGCATCCACGAGGTGCCCGTGGACTGGGTGGACGACCCGGACAGCCGGGTCGACATCGTGGCCACCGCCGCCGCGGACCTCAGAGGCATCGGCCGGCTGCTGCGTGGTTTCGCCGGCGGCGCCATCCCGGTCAACACGATCGCCGCGCAGCTCGGTAACACCCGCGCCGAGCCGCGCAGCTCGTTGCTGCGGCAGGTAGTCAGATTCGCCGCGGTCGGCGTCACCTCGACCGCGGCCTACATCCTGCTGTTCATGGTGATGCAGGGCTGGGCCGGCGCACAGCTGGCGAACCTGATCGCACTGCTGATGACCGCGATCGGCAACACCGCCGCGAACCGCAGGTTCACCTTCGGCATCGGCGGACGCCGACGGCTGGCCCGGCACCACGTCGAGGGCCTGGTCGTCTTCGCCGTCGCGCTGGCCATCACCAGCGGCGCCCTCGGCCTGTTGCACGTCAGCGCCGAATCTCCGCACCACCTCGTCGAACTCGCCGTCCTCGTCGCGGCGAATCTGCTCGCCACCGTGGTGCGTTTCGTCCTGCTGCGTGGCTGGGTGTTCCATCCCCGCCGCACCACCACCGAAGGGCGAATCTGA
- a CDS encoding cysteine hydrolase family protein, with translation MSDRQTLRALAGLPLAPASLAESALVLIDCQNTYTRGVMELEGVEAALDEAATLLDRARTAGIPVIHIQHDDGPGSLYDIAGESGAIVDRVAPRDGEPVVVKNYPNSFVNTELDGILKSVDASNLVLAGFMTHMCVNSTARGAFNLGYAPTVVAAATATRTLPGVDGEVPAAALHSASLAAVADLFAVVVPGEKDIPG, from the coding sequence ATGTCCGACCGCCAAACGCTGCGGGCCCTCGCCGGTCTGCCCCTCGCTCCCGCCAGCCTCGCTGAATCCGCGCTGGTGCTGATCGACTGTCAGAACACCTACACCCGTGGGGTGATGGAACTCGAGGGCGTAGAGGCCGCACTCGACGAAGCCGCGACCCTGCTCGATCGGGCCAGGACCGCGGGGATCCCGGTCATCCACATCCAGCACGACGACGGGCCCGGATCGTTGTATGACATCGCGGGGGAGAGCGGCGCGATCGTCGACCGGGTCGCGCCGCGCGACGGCGAGCCGGTCGTGGTGAAGAACTACCCGAACTCGTTCGTCAACACCGAACTCGACGGGATCCTGAAGTCCGTCGACGCATCGAACCTGGTGCTGGCCGGGTTCATGACGCACATGTGTGTGAACTCGACGGCGCGCGGTGCGTTCAACCTCGGCTACGCGCCGACGGTGGTCGCCGCCGCGACGGCGACGCGCACGCTGCCCGGTGTCGACGGCGAGGTGCCCGCCGCCGCGCTGCACAGCGCGAGTCTGGCGGCGGTCGCCGATCTCTTCGCCGTGGTGGTGCCCGGCGAGAAGGACATCCCCGGCTAG
- a CDS encoding Rrf2 family transcriptional regulator, which produces MRMSAKAEYAVRAMVELATVETGVLVKTDDLAKAQGIPPQFLVDILSDLRTDRLVRSHRGRDGGYELARPADDISIADVLRCIDGPLASVRDIGLGDLPYAGPTAALTDVWRALRASMRSVLEQTSLADVASGGLPEHVRTMADDYRDQEEARGHSMN; this is translated from the coding sequence ATGCGGATGTCGGCCAAGGCGGAGTACGCCGTCCGGGCCATGGTCGAGCTGGCGACTGTCGAGACCGGTGTCCTGGTGAAAACCGACGACCTGGCCAAGGCGCAGGGCATCCCGCCGCAGTTCCTCGTCGATATCCTGTCCGACCTGCGCACCGACCGTCTCGTCCGCAGTCACCGCGGCCGCGACGGTGGCTACGAACTGGCCAGACCCGCCGACGACATCAGCATCGCCGACGTACTGCGCTGTATCGACGGACCGCTGGCCAGCGTGCGCGACATCGGCCTCGGTGACCTTCCGTACGCCGGGCCCACCGCAGCGCTGACCGACGTGTGGCGGGCGCTGCGCGCCAGCATGCGCTCGGTCCTCGAACAGACCAGCCTCGCGGACGTGGCCTCCGGTGGTTTACCCGAGCACGTGCGCACGATGGCCGACGACTACCGGGACCAGGAAGAGGCGCGCGGCCACTCGATGAACTAG
- a CDS encoding sensor histidine kinase, whose translation MSSNRRAERTAPTALRSPRGWSLRTRLIVTQVLLLAVVCAGIGIATEFALQRFLMNQLDEQVIESGRRASVIFEMGPPPGPGMGFPVPPGMRPPAGPPGPPPPGPGRRMMMADEGPGPAFLNAPGQAIRTVGAVVADGGPEDAGVIAADGSRAEISDAAARQLAEVTVDGRPHTVELDGLGRYRVVAFPTRLPGEAVVAGLPTSDVDDTLVRVAVIFGVVAAVALAAAGTAGIVIVRRQLAPLARVSDAAQQVADLELDRGEVRLPTPIVKVDPEAAQTEVGQLGSALNRMLDRIAGALTARHASETRVRQFVADASHELRTPLAAIRGYTELAQRKQAELPDDVAHAMNRVQSETERMTQLVEDMLLLARLDTGRPLERETVDLTRLVVDAVSDAHVAGPDHVWELDLPEEPVTVPGDEARLRQVLANLLANARIHTPPGTTVTTALSSADGDAVLTVRDDGPGIPVALQPEVFERFARGDTSRSRRGGSTGLGLAIVAAVVRAHDGSIELRSAEGRTEFTVRLPGDSQSAHSQRAPIA comes from the coding sequence ATGTCCTCAAACCGCCGCGCTGAGCGCACGGCGCCGACCGCTTTGCGTTCGCCACGCGGTTGGTCGCTGCGCACCCGCCTGATCGTCACCCAGGTGCTGCTGCTCGCCGTGGTGTGCGCGGGCATCGGGATCGCGACGGAGTTTGCGCTGCAGCGATTCCTGATGAACCAACTCGACGAACAGGTGATCGAGTCCGGACGGCGGGCATCGGTGATCTTCGAGATGGGTCCGCCGCCGGGACCGGGGATGGGCTTTCCGGTGCCGCCGGGGATGCGTCCCCCGGCCGGGCCACCGGGACCGCCGCCTCCGGGGCCCGGCCGACGCATGATGATGGCCGACGAGGGGCCGGGTCCGGCGTTCCTCAACGCGCCGGGGCAGGCCATCCGCACCGTCGGCGCGGTCGTGGCCGACGGCGGCCCCGAGGACGCGGGCGTGATCGCCGCGGACGGCTCGCGCGCCGAGATCTCCGATGCCGCAGCCCGTCAACTCGCCGAGGTCACCGTCGACGGGCGCCCGCACACCGTCGAGCTCGACGGGCTCGGCCGCTACCGCGTGGTCGCGTTCCCGACCCGGCTACCCGGTGAGGCCGTGGTCGCCGGGCTGCCGACCTCCGACGTCGACGACACCTTGGTCCGGGTGGCGGTGATCTTCGGTGTCGTCGCCGCGGTCGCGCTGGCGGCGGCCGGGACGGCGGGCATCGTCATCGTCCGGCGCCAACTCGCCCCGCTGGCAAGGGTTTCCGATGCCGCCCAGCAGGTGGCCGACCTCGAGCTGGACCGCGGCGAGGTGCGGTTGCCGACCCCGATCGTCAAGGTCGACCCCGAGGCCGCGCAGACCGAGGTCGGCCAGCTCGGGTCGGCGCTGAACCGGATGCTGGACCGGATCGCCGGCGCGCTGACCGCGCGGCACGCCAGCGAGACCCGGGTGCGGCAGTTCGTCGCCGACGCCAGCCATGAACTGCGCACCCCGCTGGCCGCGATCCGCGGCTACACCGAACTGGCACAACGTAAACAGGCCGAGTTGCCCGACGACGTCGCGCATGCGATGAACCGGGTCCAGTCCGAGACCGAGCGGATGACCCAGCTCGTCGAGGACATGCTCCTGCTGGCCCGCCTGGACACCGGTCGGCCGCTGGAGCGCGAAACCGTGGACCTCACCCGCCTGGTCGTCGACGCGGTCAGCGACGCGCACGTCGCAGGCCCGGACCACGTGTGGGAACTCGACCTACCCGAGGAGCCGGTGACCGTGCCCGGCGACGAGGCCCGGCTGCGCCAGGTGCTGGCGAACCTGCTCGCCAACGCGCGTATCCACACCCCGCCGGGAACGACGGTCACCACCGCGCTGTCGTCCGCCGACGGGGATGCGGTGCTGACGGTCCGCGACGACGGACCGGGGATCCCCGTCGCGCTGCAGCCCGAGGTGTTCGAACGGTTCGCCCGCGGTGACACGTCGCGCTCGCGCCGCGGCGGTAGTACCGGTCTCGGTCTGGCGATCGTCGCGGCGGTGGTGCGCGCCCACGACGGCAGCATCGAGTTGCGCAGCGCCGAGGGCAGAACCGAGTTCACGGTCAGGTTGCCCGGCGATTCACAGTCCGCGCACAGTCAGCGCGCGCCGATCGCCTAG